A single region of the Oleispira antarctica RB-8 genome encodes:
- a CDS encoding inositol-phosphate phosphatase, producing MLEQTIDIARKAGDAIMAIYKTDYEQYEKSDSSPLTEADLAAHHIIIDGLKTFSDYPCLSEESGEADGIDWLQRKDWGTYWLIDPLDGTKEFINKNDEFTVNIALIENGKAILGVVYCPPLDRLYFAEKTSGAFRQDGTQKAVKISVADAPVAGETWKVVGSRRHGAEALEKFAEQLGDVETVSMGSSLKLCLVAEGAAHLYPRLALTCEWDTGAAQAVVEIAGGQVLAPNIATGELTPLMYGQKEALLNPFFIVCGPVSDIWQSTFVALSK from the coding sequence TTGCTTGAGCAAACCATTGATATTGCCCGCAAAGCGGGTGATGCCATTATGGCGATTTACAAAACGGACTACGAGCAGTATGAAAAAAGCGATAGCAGTCCGTTAACCGAAGCCGATTTAGCGGCGCATCATATTATTATTGATGGTTTGAAAACGTTTAGTGATTACCCGTGTTTGTCTGAAGAGTCTGGCGAAGCCGATGGTATTGATTGGTTGCAGCGTAAAGACTGGGGGACCTATTGGTTGATCGATCCTTTGGATGGTACGAAAGAATTCATTAATAAAAATGATGAGTTTACCGTCAATATCGCTTTGATCGAAAACGGCAAGGCCATTTTGGGCGTAGTGTATTGCCCACCGTTGGATCGCTTATATTTTGCTGAAAAAACCAGCGGTGCTTTCCGCCAAGATGGCACGCAAAAGGCAGTAAAGATTTCGGTTGCTGATGCGCCTGTTGCAGGTGAAACCTGGAAAGTTGTGGGTTCTCGTCGTCACGGTGCTGAGGCGTTAGAGAAGTTCGCTGAGCAGTTGGGTGATGTTGAAACGGTTTCTATGGGCAGTTCTTTGAAGTTGTGTTTAGTGGCAGAAGGTGCCGCACATTTATATCCGCGCTTAGCATTAACGTGCGAGTGGGATACGGGTGCAGCACAGGCTGTGGTAGAAATCGCGGGCGGTCAGGTATTGGCGCCCAACATCGCTACAGGTGAGTTGACGCCTTTGATGTACGGACAAAAAGAAGCGTTGCTGAATCCGTTCTTTATCGTATGCGGCCCGGTCAGTGATATTTGGCAGTCGACTTTTGTGGCGCTAAGCAAATAA
- the cysC gene encoding Adenylyl-sulfate kinase has product MGMDRMKENVVWHEHPVDKSIRSFMKKQRPCLLWFTGLSGSGKSTIAGAVESKLAERLQHTYLMDGDNVRHGLCGDLAFSEEDRNENIRRVGEVANLMVDSGLIVLTAFISPFKVNREVVRGMLKEGEFIEVFIDTPISECEKRDPKGLYKKARAGEIKDFTGIDSPYEAPENAEIVIKNIDVSIDDAANEVIEYLDTRGYLKPQQEDSNAEIA; this is encoded by the coding sequence ATGGGAATGGATCGTATGAAAGAAAATGTTGTGTGGCACGAGCATCCGGTTGATAAGTCAATCCGATCGTTTATGAAGAAACAACGTCCTTGTTTACTTTGGTTTACGGGTTTGAGTGGTTCCGGTAAGTCGACCATTGCGGGAGCAGTAGAAAGTAAGTTGGCTGAGCGCTTACAGCATACGTATCTTATGGATGGCGATAATGTACGCCATGGCTTGTGTGGTGATTTGGCGTTTAGCGAAGAAGACCGTAATGAGAATATTCGTCGTGTAGGCGAAGTGGCTAATTTAATGGTGGATTCTGGTCTTATCGTATTAACGGCTTTTATTTCGCCTTTTAAAGTTAACCGCGAAGTTGTTCGTGGCATGTTGAAAGAGGGAGAATTTATAGAGGTGTTTATTGATACGCCTATTTCTGAGTGTGAAAAACGCGATCCTAAAGGTTTGTACAAAAAAGCACGAGCGGGTGAAATTAAAGATTTTACCGGTATTGATTCTCCTTATGAAGCGCCAGAAAATGCTGAAATTGTGATTAAAAATATTGATGTCTCTATTGATGATGCTGCCAATGAAGTGATTGAGTATTTAGATACTCGTGGATATTTAAAGCCTCAACAGGAAGACAGTAATGCAGAAATTGCTTGA
- a CDS encoding TrkA-C domain protein precursor, whose translation MNNLIIVVLLLMAVLGLLISNRFSPEKIFLSVCAALIVFGILPPAHALVGFSSSAVFTIAFLYVVVGGLRDSGGIQLIRRYLVGSPKSQASAINRILPVTTILSGFVNNTPVVATFTHVVQGLSKRYSIRLSQVLIPISFASIFGGMCTLIGTSTNLVVDGLVQAQGYPGFGLFELAQVGVPIAIMGLLYLKFIAPLLLPNRESSLEQFEHVREYMVEMIIQPNSELVRNSIQDAGLRNLPGLFLVEIEREGQILSAVRPRTVLEQGDRLVFAGSPESVLALRNIQGLVLADDPRFKLEGNRSDRRLFEAVLSPSNTMIGKSIKESRFRHRYSAVVLSVSRHGERLTGRLGDLKLQAGDTLLIEAQKGFLMRYRNSRDFLLVSKLADSDHADEKKAVMAISIFIAMIIATSFSLLSILESSLLAAGAMVATRCISFEDAGKSIDYSVLVVIACAFSLGAAVQHVGLAGLISDSLIELVDTPILALIAVYLTTALLTELMTNNAAAIIMLPIAITVSEKLGVDYQAFAVVVMIAASASFMTPTGYQTNLMVMGPGGYRFSDYFKVGAPLSALVAIAALILVPIAWPLV comes from the coding sequence ATGAATAATTTGATTATCGTCGTCTTGCTTTTAATGGCTGTTTTAGGGTTGCTGATAAGTAATCGTTTTTCACCAGAAAAGATTTTTTTGTCTGTTTGCGCAGCTCTGATTGTTTTCGGTATTTTACCTCCTGCGCATGCTTTAGTTGGGTTTTCTAGCAGTGCCGTTTTTACGATTGCATTTTTATATGTAGTGGTCGGTGGTTTGCGTGATTCAGGAGGAATTCAGTTAATACGTCGTTATTTAGTAGGCTCGCCTAAGTCTCAGGCGTCCGCTATTAATCGTATTTTACCAGTCACGACTATTTTAAGTGGGTTTGTTAATAATACCCCAGTAGTGGCTACGTTTACTCATGTTGTTCAAGGGTTAAGTAAGCGCTATTCCATTCGACTGTCGCAAGTACTCATTCCCATTAGTTTTGCGTCTATTTTTGGTGGTATGTGTACGCTTATTGGCACAAGTACTAATTTGGTGGTCGATGGGCTAGTACAAGCGCAGGGCTATCCTGGTTTTGGTTTGTTTGAGTTGGCGCAGGTGGGGGTGCCAATTGCGATTATGGGGTTGCTTTATCTGAAGTTTATTGCGCCGTTGTTATTGCCTAATCGCGAAAGTTCGTTAGAACAGTTTGAGCATGTTCGTGAATATATGGTTGAAATGATTATTCAGCCGAATAGCGAATTGGTAAGGAACAGTATTCAAGATGCGGGGTTGCGTAATTTACCCGGTTTGTTTTTAGTTGAAATTGAGCGGGAAGGTCAAATTTTATCGGCCGTTCGTCCACGCACAGTTTTGGAGCAAGGCGATCGTTTGGTCTTTGCCGGTAGCCCTGAATCAGTGCTCGCGTTGCGCAATATACAGGGTTTAGTGCTGGCTGATGATCCTAGATTTAAGCTTGAAGGGAATCGCTCAGATAGACGTTTGTTTGAGGCGGTATTGTCGCCTTCTAATACGATGATTGGTAAATCAATTAAAGAGTCACGCTTTCGTCATCGTTACAGTGCGGTCGTATTAAGTGTGAGCCGCCATGGTGAGCGCTTAACGGGCCGCCTTGGGGATTTGAAGCTGCAAGCCGGTGATACTCTTTTGATCGAAGCCCAAAAGGGTTTTTTGATGCGCTACCGTAATAGTCGTGATTTTTTATTGGTGAGTAAGCTGGCGGATAGTGATCACGCGGATGAGAAAAAGGCGGTAATGGCAATTTCAATTTTTATTGCCATGATTATTGCTACGTCTTTTTCTTTGTTGTCTATTTTAGAAAGTTCTTTGTTAGCGGCGGGGGCTATGGTGGCAACTCGTTGCATTAGTTTTGAAGATGCGGGTAAGAGTATTGATTATTCTGTTTTGGTAGTAATTGCGTGTGCCTTCTCTCTGGGGGCTGCTGTTCAGCATGTAGGCTTGGCGGGATTAATTTCGGATTCATTAATCGAATTGGTCGATACGCCTATTTTGGCGTTAATTGCCGTGTATTTAACAACGGCGTTATTGACTGAGCTTATGACGAATAATGCGGCGGCTATTATAATGCTGCCGATTGCGATTACCGTTTCTGAGAAGCTGGGCGTTGATTATCAAGCTTTTGCAGTGGTTGTGATGATTGCCGCGTCGGCAAGTTTTATGACGCCAACGGGGTATCAAACAAATTTAATGGTAATGGGGCCGGGTGGTTATCGGTTTTCAGATTATTTTAAAGTCGGTGCGCCGTTGAGTGCGCTGGTTGCGATAGCGGCGTTAATTCTAGTGCCAATTGCTTGGCCTTTAGTTTAG
- a CDS encoding glycosyltransferase family 2 protein — MRNLYAEIKRWLHYSINFEMSPLSCIEQHDNKAWQWLGRTSQIQLSNKGGLGLKGYYMLEVQISGLKQSVNASFYAGSDDVFSENDLFTLPITRIASGSKTVKRICYFDSAVHSFRFDPSEEEGGCENLSIKLIKLPRFRAKSLMLKKLVNKSFDTSTIYDAYNRLFSKINVGRYCDWIKQHEAVSSTEIAQRIDNLTVMPLISIVCPVYNTKLEWLVACVESVINQYYSHWELILIDDASPNKAHFDALKLYDDSDSRIKVIYLDENKHISAATNAGIEKAIGEYVLFLDHDDELSKNALLEICSVIAANPSAKVIYSDEDLISECGERVTPHFKSDWNAELLRAHNYITHLCCYDMVLVKSLGGMRLGYEGAQDYDLILRASMVIDSKDIHHISKILYHWRMVEGSTALSSSAKSYATEAGLKALRDYIANNGLAASVAHSDRENFYTIKYSLPSVLPKVSVVIPTRDGMEVLRPCIESLLSVTDYKNYEVIILDNGSEEKETLRYLDRLSKKENFKIVRDNGQFNYSRINNIAVGHSTGEFICLLNNDIKVIDKTWLAEMVSIAIREEVGCVGAKLLYPDGTLQHAGVILGLGGYAAHSHRGLGGNAPGYFCRAQVRQQLSAVTGACLLIKRDIYREVGGLDETFQVAYNDVDFCLRVQALGYQNIYTPFARLIHHESKTRGWDNDPVKIKRFDREKVLLATRWGGVIQNDPFYNVNLTRSREDFSI, encoded by the coding sequence ATGAGAAATCTTTATGCCGAAATTAAGCGCTGGTTACATTATTCAATTAATTTTGAGATGTCACCTCTTTCTTGTATAGAGCAGCATGACAATAAGGCGTGGCAGTGGCTTGGAAGAACTTCACAAATACAGTTGTCGAATAAGGGTGGTTTGGGGCTCAAGGGTTATTATATGCTTGAAGTTCAAATATCTGGGCTGAAGCAATCGGTCAATGCTTCTTTTTATGCAGGATCAGACGACGTGTTTTCTGAGAATGACTTATTCACACTGCCAATTACTCGAATTGCATCAGGCTCTAAAACGGTTAAGCGTATTTGTTATTTTGATAGCGCTGTTCATTCATTTCGTTTCGATCCTAGCGAGGAAGAAGGGGGTTGTGAAAACTTATCAATTAAGTTGATTAAGTTGCCCAGATTTCGAGCCAAGTCATTAATGCTGAAGAAACTCGTCAATAAATCGTTTGATACCTCTACTATTTATGACGCTTACAATCGATTATTTAGTAAAATCAATGTCGGTAGATATTGTGATTGGATAAAGCAGCATGAAGCAGTGTCATCAACTGAAATAGCTCAGCGTATTGATAACTTAACGGTTATGCCATTAATTAGTATTGTGTGCCCTGTATACAATACCAAACTAGAGTGGTTGGTCGCTTGTGTAGAATCAGTCATCAATCAGTATTATTCCCATTGGGAATTAATACTGATTGATGATGCTTCGCCTAACAAAGCACACTTTGATGCATTAAAGCTGTATGACGACTCAGATTCTCGAATTAAAGTAATTTATCTTGACGAAAATAAACACATTAGTGCAGCGACCAATGCTGGTATCGAAAAAGCAATCGGCGAGTATGTTCTTTTTTTAGATCACGATGATGAGCTGTCTAAAAATGCGTTGCTTGAAATTTGCAGCGTTATCGCAGCGAATCCCAGTGCAAAGGTCATTTATTCTGATGAGGATTTAATCTCCGAATGTGGTGAGAGAGTAACTCCGCATTTTAAATCTGATTGGAACGCTGAGCTTTTACGAGCGCACAATTATATTACACATCTTTGCTGTTACGATATGGTCTTGGTTAAATCGTTAGGTGGCATGCGCTTGGGTTATGAGGGAGCGCAAGATTACGATTTGATTCTACGTGCGTCTATGGTAATAGATTCAAAGGATATTCATCATATCTCAAAAATCTTATATCACTGGCGAATGGTAGAGGGTTCGACTGCGCTGTCTTCGAGTGCAAAATCGTATGCTACTGAGGCTGGTTTAAAAGCGTTGCGTGATTATATTGCTAACAACGGGCTGGCAGCCAGTGTTGCTCATTCAGACCGAGAGAATTTTTATACGATTAAATATTCTTTGCCTAGTGTATTACCTAAAGTTTCTGTTGTTATTCCAACACGAGATGGGATGGAGGTTCTGCGACCCTGTATTGAGTCTTTGTTATCGGTGACGGATTATAAGAATTATGAAGTTATTATTTTAGATAATGGTTCAGAAGAAAAAGAAACCCTTCGCTATCTTGATCGCTTATCAAAAAAAGAAAACTTCAAGATTGTACGCGATAATGGTCAGTTTAATTATTCTAGAATTAATAATATTGCCGTTGGACACTCGACAGGCGAATTTATTTGTTTATTAAACAATGATATTAAAGTCATTGATAAAACGTGGCTTGCAGAGATGGTGTCGATTGCCATTCGAGAGGAGGTGGGGTGTGTTGGGGCTAAGCTTTTGTATCCTGACGGAACGCTTCAGCATGCCGGTGTGATTTTAGGTTTGGGTGGTTATGCCGCACACTCCCATAGAGGGTTGGGTGGAAATGCTCCGGGTTATTTTTGTCGGGCGCAAGTAAGGCAGCAGTTGTCAGCTGTGACGGGGGCTTGTTTATTAATAAAGCGCGATATTTATCGCGAAGTTGGTGGTCTGGATGAAACGTTTCAAGTGGCCTATAACGATGTAGACTTTTGTCTTAGGGTTCAAGCTTTAGGCTATCAAAATATTTATACTCCGTTTGCGAGATTGATTCATCATGAGTCTAAAACTCGGGGGTGGGATAACGATCCAGTAAAAATTAAGCGCTTTGATCGAGAGAAGGTTCTGCTTGCTACAAGATGGGGCGGCGTTATTCAGAACGACCCTTTTTATAATGTAAACCTCACTCGATCGCGAGAAGATTTTTCTATATGA
- the galE gene encoding Putative UDP-glucose 4-epimerase — MTILVTGAAGFIGSHFCVSALQQGLDLVLLDNLENSSIKVLKIIEELSGVAPVFEQVDVRDKDALVAVFDKYSIDAVVHFAGYKAVGESSADPLMYYRNNVAGSINLLEAMKEQGVHKLVFSSSATVYGEPEFNPYTELHRKQPFNPYGQTKSMMEDMMRDLCDSDSQFSMISLRYFNPIGAHVSGKLGEDPKGIPNNLMPFVTKVAVGELKELGVFGDDYDTVDGTGVRDYIHVMDLAVGHIKAINYLSDNRGFEAVNLGAGKGYSVLQLIETFERLNNVKIPFVIKPRREGDLAAYWADATKAKQLLGWQTELGLDDMVRDSWAWQSANPNGYSDN, encoded by the coding sequence ATGACTATTTTGGTGACAGGCGCTGCGGGTTTTATTGGTAGCCATTTTTGTGTATCGGCTTTGCAGCAAGGCTTAGATTTAGTGTTACTCGATAATTTAGAAAACAGTTCTATTAAAGTGCTGAAAATTATTGAAGAGCTATCTGGGGTGGCGCCTGTATTTGAGCAAGTTGATGTGCGTGATAAGGATGCTTTGGTTGCGGTTTTCGACAAGTATTCAATTGATGCGGTTGTTCATTTTGCTGGCTATAAAGCGGTTGGTGAGTCGTCAGCTGATCCGTTGATGTATTATCGTAATAATGTTGCAGGCAGTATTAATTTGCTTGAGGCTATGAAGGAACAGGGCGTTCATAAGCTGGTCTTTTCTTCATCTGCAACGGTATATGGCGAGCCAGAGTTCAATCCTTATACCGAGTTGCATCGTAAGCAACCGTTTAATCCCTACGGTCAAACTAAATCGATGATGGAAGATATGATGAGGGACCTTTGTGATTCCGACTCTCAATTTTCAATGATCTCGCTGCGTTATTTTAACCCAATTGGTGCGCATGTCTCTGGTAAACTTGGAGAAGACCCAAAGGGTATTCCTAATAATTTAATGCCTTTTGTTACTAAAGTTGCCGTTGGGGAGCTTAAGGAATTAGGTGTTTTTGGTGACGATTACGATACCGTAGATGGAACGGGCGTTCGTGATTATATTCATGTGATGGATCTAGCCGTGGGGCATATTAAGGCAATTAATTACCTAAGTGATAATCGAGGTTTTGAGGCGGTGAATCTTGGTGCTGGGAAGGGCTATTCAGTTTTACAATTGATAGAAACATTTGAACGCCTAAATAATGTTAAAATTCCTTTTGTCATAAAGCCACGACGTGAAGGCGATTTGGCGGCCTACTGGGCTGATGCAACCAAAGCAAAGCAGCTTTTAGGCTGGCAGACAGAATTAGGATTGGATGACATGGTGCGTGATTCTTGGGCTTGGCAATCTGCGAACCCCAATGGTTATAGTGATAATTAG
- the galU gene encoding UTP-glucose-1-phosphate uridylyltransferase, protein MKAIIPVAGLGTRMLPATKAIPKEMLPIVDKPLIQYVVNEAIAAGVKQIVLVTHSSKNSIENHFDKSFELEATLESRVKRQLLDEVRAICPKDVTIMHVRQGEAKGLGHAISCARPCIGNNPFIVLLPDVLVDDAACDLSKDNLAEMINRFSNSGKSQIMVEGVPEEMVSNYGIVDCGGKTIKPGDAVDMIGMVEKPDLKDAPSNLAVVGRYVLSAAIWDILDVTRPGAGDEIQLTDAISTLMESENVEAYSMVGKSHDCGSKEGYMLANLEYGLRHPVVGPALKKAVAALNSNQTEEA, encoded by the coding sequence ATGAAAGCTATTATACCTGTAGCAGGTTTAGGGACACGAATGCTCCCCGCTACAAAAGCCATTCCAAAAGAAATGTTGCCGATCGTTGATAAGCCATTAATACAATATGTGGTTAACGAAGCGATAGCCGCTGGCGTAAAGCAAATTGTCTTGGTGACGCATTCTAGTAAAAACTCGATTGAAAATCATTTTGATAAGAGTTTTGAATTAGAGGCAACGTTGGAGTCTCGTGTTAAGCGTCAGTTGTTAGACGAAGTGCGGGCGATTTGTCCGAAAGATGTCACGATTATGCATGTGCGCCAAGGCGAAGCCAAAGGTCTGGGTCATGCAATTTCTTGTGCCCGCCCCTGTATCGGTAATAATCCTTTTATCGTGTTATTGCCGGATGTTTTGGTTGACGATGCCGCTTGTGACTTATCGAAAGATAATTTAGCCGAGATGATTAATCGCTTTAGTAACTCGGGTAAAAGCCAGATCATGGTAGAGGGCGTACCGGAAGAAATGGTCTCTAATTACGGTATTGTTGACTGTGGTGGTAAGACGATTAAGCCGGGTGATGCCGTTGATATGATAGGAATGGTTGAAAAACCAGACCTCAAAGATGCGCCTTCTAATTTGGCCGTTGTAGGTCGTTATGTTTTGTCGGCTGCGATTTGGGATATTCTTGATGTAACTCGGCCGGGTGCGGGTGATGAAATTCAGCTGACGGATGCTATCTCTACCTTGATGGAATCTGAGAACGTAGAGGCTTATTCCATGGTTGGTAAGAGTCATGATTGTGGTAGTAAAGAAGGTTATATGCTGGCTAACTTGGAATATGGCTTGCGTCATCCTGTTGTTGGCCCTGCGTTGAAAAAAGCCGTTGCGGCTTTAAACTCTAATCAGACTGAAGAAGCATAA